From a region of the Chitinophagales bacterium genome:
- a CDS encoding aryl-sulfate sulfotransferase, which translates to MRNAAFLIVLAAFFYSHASLAQYQFIAPLPGSTDHNPDRNIIIRDGNLMDAAIVNRKNLFSIHGSLSGIHDFDIVLCRDQRTILLNPLTAFTEGETVTVNIGNGLQRLDGTAAPAYTFHFSIHRKYDTGEMSRINAARAEQWEQEFGNQVMGTGNEKSGDNAGTSLPPFYITTNTNPSPGEIFFHNYNFYGYETYHHCIITNNGDSIYSSGANNIGWDFKINKNGYLTMYRNFPPKFESFDSSFIQIGSYLTKNGYLTDIHEFQIFPDGHYYLQAYSNTFMDLSVYDPSYNKNALITGLVIQKFDKDKNLLFEWRSIDHIPVIEAPHAYFGNPTIDYVHGNAIEEDLDGNIIISCRHLDQVNKLDVNTGNFIWRLGGVKNEFTLLNDSIWFTYQHDVRQLPDGHITLFDNGNFHADQCSYAREYALDVVNKTATLVWSYKHPDVNGKHVYGSALGSVQRLSNGNSFINWGGILPGKDFPNLTEVTPEGEIVWEMKLKDKYNDVIYRAHKYEWNPCARTLSSKMKAKDITATSANLEWHDANGATAYKLQHREVGTTQWSNKTIDDGSSAKLLKNLEPATTYEWHVQTICSNGVTSPYTDMATFTTLPQKQAATALTIASTVYPNPAKDVVHIALEDGIQQNISVQLQNLLGVVLYQDVFIASVSGNLLTLPVKDFPAGIYCLLLKSGNTESAMKIVIE; encoded by the coding sequence ATGAGGAATGCTGCTTTCCTGATTGTGTTGGCTGCTTTTTTTTACAGCCATGCTTCCTTGGCACAATACCAGTTTATTGCGCCGTTACCCGGATCAACGGACCACAACCCCGACAGAAACATCATCATTCGCGATGGCAACCTGATGGATGCTGCGATTGTGAACAGAAAAAACCTCTTTTCCATACACGGTTCACTGAGCGGTATTCATGATTTTGATATCGTGTTGTGCCGGGATCAGCGGACCATCCTGCTCAACCCACTAACTGCTTTTACGGAAGGAGAAACGGTAACAGTGAACATCGGAAACGGATTGCAGCGTTTGGATGGCACTGCCGCGCCGGCTTATACATTTCATTTTTCCATTCACCGTAAATATGATACCGGTGAAATGAGCAGAATCAACGCCGCGAGAGCGGAGCAGTGGGAACAGGAGTTTGGTAATCAAGTCATGGGCACGGGCAATGAGAAATCCGGTGACAATGCAGGCACTTCACTACCGCCATTCTATATTACTACCAATACCAACCCGTCGCCGGGTGAGATATTTTTTCATAACTATAATTTTTACGGGTACGAAACATATCACCATTGTATCATTACCAATAACGGTGATTCCATTTATTCCAGTGGTGCAAATAACATAGGATGGGATTTTAAAATCAATAAGAATGGTTACCTGACGATGTACAGGAATTTTCCGCCAAAGTTTGAGAGTTTTGATTCTTCCTTCATACAAATTGGCAGTTACCTCACTAAAAACGGTTACCTCACGGATATACACGAATTCCAGATATTTCCCGATGGGCACTATTATCTGCAGGCATACTCCAACACCTTTATGGATCTTTCAGTCTATGATCCTTCCTATAATAAAAATGCGCTGATCACCGGTCTCGTGATTCAGAAATTTGATAAGGACAAAAACCTGCTTTTTGAATGGCGCAGCATAGACCATATTCCGGTGATTGAAGCACCGCATGCTTATTTCGGTAATCCCACCATTGATTACGTGCATGGCAATGCCATAGAGGAAGATCTCGATGGCAATATTATCATCTCCTGCCGTCATCTCGACCAGGTGAATAAGCTAGATGTGAATACAGGCAATTTTATCTGGCGGCTGGGTGGTGTAAAGAACGAATTTACTTTATTGAATGATTCCATCTGGTTCACGTATCAGCATGATGTGCGGCAATTGCCCGATGGACACATCACCCTTTTTGACAACGGGAATTTTCATGCAGATCAATGTTCCTATGCGCGAGAGTATGCGCTCGACGTGGTAAACAAAACAGCTACATTGGTATGGTCATATAAACATCCCGACGTCAATGGCAAGCATGTATATGGTTCTGCCCTGGGAAGTGTGCAGCGCCTGAGCAATGGTAATTCATTTATCAACTGGGGTGGTATCTTGCCGGGAAAGGATTTTCCCAATCTTACAGAGGTTACGCCGGAAGGTGAAATCGTATGGGAGATGAAGCTGAAAGATAAATACAATGATGTCATTTACCGTGCTCATAAATATGAATGGAATCCCTGCGCGCGCACGTTGTCATCAAAAATGAAAGCTAAAGATATTACGGCTACATCCGCCAACCTGGAATGGCACGATGCCAATGGTGCCACTGCCTATAAGCTGCAACACCGTGAAGTGGGCACAACCCAATGGTCGAATAAAACCATTGATGACGGAAGCAGTGCAAAATTGTTGAAAAACCTTGAGCCTGCAACAACGTACGAATGGCATGTGCAAACGATTTGCAGTAATGGTGTCACCTCGCCATATACTGACATGGCCACATTCACCACATTACCACAAAAGCAGGCAGCAACTGCATTAACAATAGCTTCAACCGTTTATCCGAACCCTGCGAAGGATGTAGTGCATATTGCACTGGAAGATGGAATACAGCAAAACATATCGGTACAACTGCAGAACCTGTTAGGTGTTGTGCTATATCAGGATGTTTTCATCGCTTCGGTTTCCGGCAACCTGCTTACCCTTCCCGTGAAAGATTTTCCAGCTGGTATTTACTGCCTGCTTTTGAAATCCGGCAACACGGAGTCTGCCATGAAAATCGTTATCGAATAG
- a CDS encoding aryl-sulfate sulfotransferase, which produces MNKCVLFALLFNIALPGYAQFRYISPQPGSIYQHPERNIILRDGREIDEVSIQQPALFKISGSRSGYHEVNCRLSDDGKTILIQPVTPFSFNEEITVDISNGIRTQAGEELQGFVFRFHTCPAPTAEATLEFEKYRKKMMEELSGSSSEDGLTDPSLQSPPLEINVNTNPAPGEVFFHSISLTGAPVEQAAIMSSDGHFLMRTESQVKGLNFDINRNGYLTLYDETTASYQLLDSNYNVINSFQAGNGYITDIHEFVILPDGHSFIIGLDYQTVDMTVYNPNYSPHATVIGAVLQELDASKNVIFEWRSWDYVDIPEALHESLFFSFIDYVHANSIDIDTDGNILLSCRHLDQVIKIDRNTGDMIWRLGGVMNQFTFLNDTLGFNYQHDARRIANGNITLYDNGNYHPVKTSFAKEYRLDEVNMTASKVWSYTHPFINGKTVRGFAMGNMQRLPNGNTFINWGSIYIGSVLGKGSPNLTEVDSLGNIVWEMTLDQSTKGVIYRAHRYVWEPCARPTENTLKSKNITESSAKLTWGHATNATGYTIFYKSLTDSVWSSKSASGTSKVLNDLLPGTVYQWYIQTKCDTIPTVTSATSKWKKFTTLPQKNAAVIADESDIHVYPNPANSYLTIDGLNGIDNHITLFDVWGRMVLASCSVAGETCTFNINNLLPGIYFLKIVQDEKQLIKTVEILKQ; this is translated from the coding sequence ATGAATAAATGCGTACTCTTTGCTTTATTGTTCAATATTGCACTGCCGGGCTATGCGCAATTCCGATACATCTCACCGCAACCCGGTTCAATCTACCAACACCCCGAGCGTAATATCATTTTACGCGATGGTCGTGAGATAGATGAAGTTTCCATTCAACAGCCGGCACTTTTTAAGATCTCAGGTTCGCGGAGCGGATATCATGAAGTGAACTGCCGGCTTTCTGATGATGGTAAAACTATTTTAATACAGCCTGTTACACCGTTTTCATTTAATGAGGAGATTACAGTTGACATTTCCAATGGTATCAGGACGCAGGCAGGAGAGGAGTTACAGGGTTTTGTCTTCCGTTTCCATACCTGTCCTGCACCAACTGCGGAAGCCACGCTTGAGTTTGAAAAGTACAGAAAGAAGATGATGGAGGAACTTTCAGGTAGCAGCAGTGAAGACGGCTTGACTGATCCTTCCTTGCAGTCGCCACCACTTGAAATCAACGTGAACACTAATCCTGCACCGGGCGAAGTATTTTTTCATAGCATCAGCCTGACAGGTGCACCGGTGGAACAGGCTGCTATTATGAGCAGCGACGGCCATTTTCTTATGAGAACAGAATCGCAGGTGAAAGGACTGAACTTCGACATCAACCGCAACGGTTATCTCACGCTGTACGATGAAACCACGGCAAGCTACCAGTTGCTGGATTCCAATTATAATGTGATCAATTCATTCCAGGCAGGTAACGGTTATATTACCGATATTCATGAGTTTGTCATTCTCCCTGACGGGCATTCTTTTATCATCGGCCTCGATTATCAAACGGTTGACATGACGGTATATAACCCCAATTACAGTCCGCATGCTACAGTGATAGGAGCGGTATTACAGGAACTTGATGCTTCAAAGAACGTGATCTTTGAGTGGCGCAGCTGGGATTATGTCGATATTCCTGAAGCCCTGCATGAATCGCTCTTCTTCAGTTTTATTGATTATGTGCATGCGAATTCTATAGATATTGATACAGATGGAAATATTTTGCTCTCCTGCCGCCACCTCGACCAGGTAATTAAGATTGACCGGAACACAGGTGATATGATCTGGCGGCTTGGGGGTGTGATGAACCAGTTCACTTTCCTGAATGATACACTTGGCTTCAACTATCAGCACGATGCTCGCAGAATTGCCAATGGTAATATCACATTGTATGATAACGGTAATTATCACCCTGTGAAAACTTCCTTCGCCAAGGAGTACAGGCTGGATGAAGTAAACATGACCGCGTCCAAAGTATGGTCATACACTCATCCTTTCATCAACGGAAAAACGGTGCGCGGCTTTGCAATGGGAAATATGCAACGACTTCCCAATGGCAACACCTTTATCAACTGGGGGTCGATCTATATCGGCAGCGTGCTGGGTAAAGGATCACCTAACCTGACGGAAGTGGACAGTCTTGGCAATATTGTTTGGGAAATGACACTGGATCAAAGCACCAAAGGTGTTATTTACCGCGCACACCGGTATGTATGGGAGCCTTGTGCAAGGCCAACAGAAAATACACTCAAATCAAAAAATATTACTGAAAGCAGTGCGAAACTCACCTGGGGCCATGCAACAAATGCAACCGGCTATACCATTTTTTACAAATCGCTTACCGATTCAGTATGGAGTTCAAAATCGGCTTCAGGAACGAGCAAGGTCCTGAATGATTTGTTGCCGGGCACAGTGTATCAATGGTATATTCAAACCAAGTGTGATACGATACCAACAGTTACATCAGCAACAAGTAAATGGAAGAAATTTACCACACTGCCGCAGAAGAATGCCGCGGTTATTGCGGATGAATCGGATATCCATGTTTACCCGAATCCGGCAAACAGTTATCTGACGATTGATGGGTTAAACGGAATCGATAACCATATCACACTGTTTGATGTCTGGGGCAGAATGGTGCTCGCTTCATGCTCGGTTGCCGGTGAAACATGCACCTTTAATATCAACAACTTGTTACCCGGAATTTATTTCCTGAAGATAGTGCAGGATGAAAAGCAGCTGATTAAAACTGTTGAAATATTGAAACAGTAA
- a CDS encoding RNA polymerase sigma factor, translating into MSTLEFNNQVEQSSQSLYAFAFSLTRDIEDAKDLIQETVYRALLNRDKFRIGTNLKAWLYTIMRNIFINNYRRNQKRPTLTDSDANEFVVNNRAVTTVNGGEVRLGMQEIEKAIADIDESISVPFLMYYEGYKYNEIADHLSIPLGTVKSRIFFARKELQRRLRRH; encoded by the coding sequence ATGTCAACATTGGAATTTAATAACCAGGTGGAGCAATCTTCACAATCGCTCTATGCTTTTGCATTCAGCCTTACACGTGACATCGAAGATGCCAAAGACCTTATCCAGGAAACAGTTTACCGTGCCTTGCTGAACCGCGATAAATTCAGGATTGGCACTAACCTGAAGGCATGGCTGTACACCATCATGCGTAACATATTCATCAATAACTACCGTCGCAATCAGAAGCGGCCGACGCTGACAGATTCCGACGCGAATGAATTTGTGGTGAATAACCGGGCAGTTACGACCGTGAATGGCGGAGAGGTGAGGCTTGGTATGCAGGAGATAGAAAAGGCCATAGCAGATATTGATGAAAGTATCAGCGTTCCTTTTCTGATGTACTATGAGGGTTACAAATACAATGAAATTGCAGATCATCTCTCCATACCATTAGGCACTGTAAAGAGCAGAATATTTTTTGCGCGCAAAGAGCTGCAAAGAAGACTTCGTCGGCACTAA
- a CDS encoding PrsW family intramembrane metalloprotease — protein MHPLLPLAVAIAPGIAIAIFVYSKDKYDREPRKLLIISFLMGMTATIPAILMEQAGSSWLPLIDSTQRTALLAFVVVGGSEELMKYLILVAYAYRRKEFNEPFDGITYSVMISMGFATLENIFYVSQYGMGNALLRMFTAVPAHATFGVIMGYYVGLAKFRKGSFLLLLQGFLFAALMHGAYDFFLMADNIPLIAGGAIVSLILGIRYSLLAIRLHQQQSPFI, from the coding sequence ATGCATCCGTTGTTGCCATTGGCAGTAGCCATTGCTCCGGGCATCGCTATTGCAATCTTTGTATACAGCAAGGATAAATATGACCGTGAACCCAGGAAACTGCTCATCATATCTTTTCTGATGGGCATGACGGCGACTATACCTGCCATCCTGATGGAGCAAGCCGGAAGCTCCTGGTTACCACTTATTGATTCAACGCAGCGGACAGCATTGCTGGCCTTTGTAGTGGTGGGTGGCAGCGAAGAGCTGATGAAATATTTAATACTGGTTGCATATGCCTACAGGCGAAAGGAATTCAATGAACCATTCGATGGAATAACCTATTCTGTAATGATCAGTATGGGGTTCGCCACACTGGAAAATATATTTTACGTCAGTCAGTATGGAATGGGAAATGCATTGCTGCGGATGTTCACCGCTGTGCCCGCCCATGCCACATTCGGTGTGATCATGGGCTATTATGTCGGGCTTGCCAAATTCAGGAAGGGTTCGTTCTTACTGTTGTTGCAAGGATTCCTGTTTGCAGCACTCATGCATGGCGCGTATGATTTTTTTCTCATGGCTGACAATATTCCGCTGATTGCCGGCGGAGCAATCGTTTCGCTGATACTCGGCATCCGTTATTCATTATTGGCCATCCGGCTGCATCAGCAGCAATCACCATTTATTTAA
- a CDS encoding MerR family transcriptional regulator, with product MLIHTMASYHIRDFEALSGIKAHTIRIWEQRYGLLKPTRTDTNIRQYSDDELLMLLNISLLNRNGFKISQLAKMQRSEMEEQVRIITSSNFEHVNQVDALTMAMVELDEAAFDRIININIAQAGFESTMEMVVFPFLQKIGIMWQTGSVNPAQEHFISNLVRQKLIAAIDRLQLEKEKLISKSLLFLPEGELHELGLLFLNYLLRKNNHHVLYLGQNVPFRDIEKVVTLFRPNQLFSVFTSCPVPMQLSAYVSKLSKLLPKGRIYLSGNLLLRQKIKLPANVELIREWAAIKSVISA from the coding sequence TTGCTGATTCACACGATGGCCAGCTATCACATCAGGGACTTTGAGGCATTGTCGGGCATAAAGGCGCACACGATACGCATTTGGGAGCAACGCTATGGCCTCCTGAAACCTACGCGTACTGATACCAATATCCGGCAATACAGCGATGATGAACTTTTGATGCTGCTCAATATTTCTTTGCTCAATAGAAACGGGTTTAAGATTTCACAACTGGCGAAGATGCAGCGCAGTGAGATGGAGGAACAGGTAAGAATCATCACTTCCAGCAATTTCGAGCATGTGAACCAGGTAGATGCACTGACGATGGCGATGGTGGAGCTCGATGAGGCGGCTTTTGACAGGATCATCAATATCAATATCGCACAAGCAGGGTTTGAATCAACTATGGAAATGGTCGTCTTTCCCTTCCTGCAAAAGATTGGCATCATGTGGCAGACAGGATCGGTAAATCCGGCACAGGAGCATTTTATTTCGAACCTTGTAAGACAAAAGTTAATTGCAGCCATTGACAGGCTGCAACTGGAAAAGGAGAAGCTGATCAGCAAATCGCTTTTGTTCCTGCCGGAAGGTGAACTGCATGAGTTGGGTTTGCTTTTCCTCAACTATCTGCTGCGCAAAAACAACCATCATGTACTATACCTCGGACAAAATGTACCATTCCGGGATATTGAAAAAGTGGTAACATTATTCCGGCCCAACCAGCTGTTCAGCGTATTCACCAGTTGTCCGGTACCAATGCAACTATCCGCTTACGTGAGTAAGCTGTCGAAACTTCTTCCCAAAGGGCGGATTTATTTGTCCGGCAATCTTTTATTGCGACAAAAGATCAAACTTCCCGCTAACGTTGAGTTGATCAGGGAATGGGCAGCTATAAAATCAGTCATCTCTGCATAA